A region of the Stutzerimonas stutzeri genome:
GAGCTGCGCAAGTCCGACAAACGCGTGGTGCTGATCACCAATGCCCACCGCGACTCGTTGTCGCTGAAGCTGGAAAAGATCGAACTGGCGCCATGGTTCGATCGGCTGATCAGCTCGCATGATTATGGCTACCCTAAGGAGGAGCCGCAGTTCTGGCATGCACTGCGTCAGGATCTGGACTTCGACCCGGCGCGCGCGCTGTTCATCGACGATAGCTTGCCGATCCTGCGCAGCGCTGGACGTTTCGGCATCGCTCATCTGCTGGCCGTGCGCGAACCGGACAGCCGGCGCGCGCCCAAGGATACCGAGGAATTTGCCGCGGTCGGCGACTATCTCGACCTGGTCAGCAGCCTGCGCGATGGCCAAGCGTGACGGCTGGCGCTGCCGTCCGGGGCTCGGAAGCTTTACACTACGCAACAGTTGCCGTCGGCGAGAACCGGCTCAGGAAGAGCCAGGGTCGACGCGCATTGAAACAGCGACGTAGAGGCAGTAGCTGCCAACGCTCGTAGTTCAGCCACGGATGATCGATAGGAAGCAACATGGCAGCAGTAGGCGCCGAACTCTGGCCTCACAGTCACAGCGAGATGAGCGAGCGGATCCGCCGGTACGACTGGGGCGCGACTGCGCTGGGCACGCCCGATACCTGGCCGGCTTCGCTGCGGTTGCTGCTCGATACCATTCTCGAAGCACCTCTGCCGATGTGCATCCTCTGGGGCGACCAGGCGCTGCAGCTGTACAACGACGCTCACGCCGCACTGATCGGCGATCGCCACCCGGGTGAACTGGGCCAGCCGGCCTGTCAGCGCTGGGGCGCGACCTGGGAATTGCTCGACCCGGCCTGCGACACTGCTCAGCGCGGTGAGGCCCGCGTTCTGCGCAATCAGCAGCTGGCCATCGAGCGCGCAGGTCAACTGGAAGAAGCCTGGTTCGATCTCGCCCTGAGCCCCATTCGTAATGCGCCGCACAGTATTAGCGGGCTGC
Encoded here:
- the yrfG gene encoding GMP/IMP nucleotidase — encoded protein: MTANLPWSEIDTVLLDMDGTLLDLHFDNHFWLELLPQRYAELHGISRAMAELELAPLFNEHVGKLTWYCLDYWTRELNLPIGEMKREIAELIALRPSADEFLAELRKSDKRVVLITNAHRDSLSLKLEKIELAPWFDRLISSHDYGYPKEEPQFWHALRQDLDFDPARALFIDDSLPILRSAGRFGIAHLLAVREPDSRRAPKDTEEFAAVGDYLDLVSSLRDGQA